In Lolium rigidum isolate FL_2022 chromosome 3, APGP_CSIRO_Lrig_0.1, whole genome shotgun sequence, the genomic window AACAGAGCTAACAGTCAAGCAAGAAGGAAAAGAAGTTAAATTGTGGGCAGAATTACAAAAAATTGTATCGAAAAGCAGCGCTTTATATCAAACTTAGAAGACAAAAACTGGGTTATGCACTGCACCTGCATTAATGAAACCCAATTGCCAATAACTGCAGTTTCACCAATGACTAGACCTGTTCCATGATCCAACAATATCCCCTCCCCAATTTTGGCAGCTGCAGATTTAGCAATAAAGAATGTTTAGAGAACAAACCTAAGTACCAAATCATACCAAAATATAACAAAACAAACGAAATTATGATGAAAAAATCACTTCTCAAAAGTCAAAAAACAAACAACGTTTTTTTACTTTTTGAGCAATTCAGACCCCGCACCCTAAGCATCAGCTCAACATGAGGATGTTTATAAGAACTTCATATACAAACTCATGAATAATACAATTACAGCCTCATATGTAAGGAAAACATGGGAAATGCTTTTATGCTCTCACAAAAGGTGAAAACCACAATTTAAGGGTCTAATTTGCAGCCAAAAGTTAATCCGCAACAACAAAACATGGGTAATAATTTTATGCTCTCACAAAAGGTGAAAAACACAATTTAACGGTCTAATTTGCAACTACCAGTTTAATCcgcaacaaaaaaaaacacttATAATTAGtagttgtgtaattaagtttgggaGAGAGCACTGTGTATCTACAGAACTGTTTCTGGTGACTATGAATCTACACAAAGACCAAACCTTTGTACAAATTAAGATGTTTGCTAGAATTAACTTAACATACATCTTTCCAGGCAGGAAAGCAACCAATCTATATGCACCCACTAGTAAACGCAACAAAACATATATCAGAAAAGGTAATAAGATAGGCCAAACATCATATGGGTGCATGCAAAACTCGTGTTAAACAGATTAGCAGGACATGCAAGACTTGATTTTGAACAGATATTATGACTCATCATGATATACCTGGGTGTATATCCACTGCAAAAACCTGAAAGCAATGCGATAGCGTATGTTACTCCACAGAGAAGGTATGCTTACACGAAAAAATCTGCATCTGAAGAATGAAGGTTCACCTCACTAATACGACTTTGCAGTGCCAACGCCAAAACCTTACGCCCTTGATTCCATAACACGTGAGCTATCCTATACGACTGCAAGGAATGGTAACCCTGAAGCAATTTGCAAGCAACATGAGTCTTGTTGCCTTTTCCAGAAATGAATGATAGGGTAACAAGAATTCATGGTCAGTCTGTAGAAGTATTAGATAATGTAGGACAGTAGGAGTACTGCCAAAACTGGAGTAAAGCTATTGTAAGTAAAAAACAACTGAGTTCTCACAACCTAGATCATATGGCAACTGGTACTAAAATAGCACGCACATACCTTTAGGTATAATAGGGCCCAGCTATATTGTGCACATGAAGGATCTCTGCCTTTGAAGGCCTAAATTTGGACAGAGACCATTAATGGAATGATACAGAACAAATTAacatgcacacatagaacatgataCCCCAACAAGACAGTGCACTCACCTGTGCATCGAGGCGAATGGAACGGCGTATATCTACGTTGTTCATCATGACATCATTAAAGATGTCAATTAGCTGAGTAGCAAGCAATGTTGGGTCTTCAAGCCTGTTTGCAAGGACGAAGCTCAACGCTCGCTCCAGACAGTCATGAGATAATACGCTCGCATATAAGAAGCTACTTAAAATAGGCTCCTTCTCTGCCTGTCAAATGTGAATACTGCTTGTCAGACATCAACGAAAACTAGGAGTAACGTGATATGAAGCTTAGCAATAATAAGGCGGTAACAGTACAAAAGTCAACAGTCCTAAGCAAAGCACATGCACAAAGCTCAGATGTTGGATGTAAATCATGTTTAAGGTTGGTTGGGCATAAATGTTTCAGATCCTGAGTATTTTCGGTGTTCAGATTCTTTTACACGACAATCAGATTTCAGAATCATGACATGTGAGTTGCCTGAAGAGTTTTTTTTCACTCAGAGGTCACAACACACAAACGAACTCAAGGCAATCAGATTTCAGCATCTTGACATGTGAGTTGCTTGAAGAGTTTTTTTTTTCCCTCAGAGGTCACAACACACAAACGAACTGAGGCTTTTAACTTACATCACGTAGTATCACTTAATTGGTCTGGCTAAACTGAACTATCCACTAGTATACGACAATCAGGCGCCTTTATGACACAATCAGATTTCAGCATCATCAGATGCGAGTTGCATGAAATGTTTTCCATTTCCAGAGTAGCCCCGGGAAATCACAGCAATTGCCCTGAGGCTTGTAGCTCACATCACATAGTCCCAATTGATTGAACTTTCGCGTCCATAAATAACTCTGGCTAAACTGAACTATCTACAGTAGTAGTATTACTACACAATATCTATTTCAGGAGAACATTAACTATACTTGCTTaaacaataaaaaaaaaatcaagagcaATGGCAAATTGTAAAATCCCCCAATGGATCCTGTTGTGGAACTGAAAATTTTAGTCTCAGTCACTGGACGGGAAGCGGACATATTTGCTACCGAGAATTCAGTGGATACTGCTGCTGGACTGAAAAACTTGGCTCTTCACGAAGTCAGCAGACATATTATGTGCTAATCAAAATCCAACGCTGGTAAAAGCTAGCTGAAAAAGGCGTGattatataaaaaaaaaaaactactaacTGAAAAGCACAGAAAGAAACTCTAGCTGCCGGCTGGAACCGAAATTCAGACGACTGAACCCGAACAAAAAACGCAACTTTTCACGCTCCAACCCCAAAAATTCGCCACCGGCTGCGTTGCGGCAAAAGGGACAGACGAAACGATCGAATCCAATCGGGCGGCGGCACGGTGCTCACCTCGGACTTGGCCTCGGACTTGACGGCCTCCCATATGGGGTCCCCGGCGGCGGAGTCGGGCAGGCCGCGCGCGCGCGAGCTCCCCATGACGTAGATGGGGAACATGGTCTCGAGCCGCCGGCGCGCCCCAGCGCAGGAGCCGCACCAGCACTCGGCCCGCCCGTTGCCGTTCCCCCTGGCGTCGCCGCCGTGGCCCTGCACCTTCTCGACCACCAGGCACCCGCACGACCCCATCGACCCGGAGGACCGAGCGCCGCCGAAGGTTCCGCCGCCGTCACGGGCgtccggcgccggcgcggcgagTGGTGGGGCGGGCGCGCGGGGAGGTCGAGCGAGCGCGGAAAGGGAGGAATAAAAGGGAAAAAAGAGCGGTTGGGAGCGAAGGAGAGGTGGGCGACGGCGTCGGTCTTTGGGATGCGTGCCCGGGCGGTGTGGCGCGGCGCGGCGGGGCGGCTTGGAAGCTTGCGCTTTTGGTGTCGCTGGCTGCCGTGGCCTCTCTCTGGGCTCTGGCTCCACGGGATTTTTGCGGCGCGCAGGCAGGAGGAGGATCAGACTTTGGATCGCGCCTCTCTCGGCATTGGGCACCTGCTGCCTCTTTTGTAACGGGTGGATTGGATGGAGAGTTGGGTGGGTGGAGGGGGTCCGGGACGTGTTTCATTCCATAGTTTTTGCCTTGCCAAATTTTGGCAACCTTTCCAAAATATTTGCTAAAGATTTCTTCATGGGGTTAGCCAAAAATGGCAGGGTTTGTGAAGGAAAGGTGAGAGGAGTTGGCAAGATTTCATAGGCAACTAAAGTTTTGGCATCCAACTAAGAAAATACCAAATACAAAATAAGCTGCCAAATTTTGGTGAGGCAAAATTGGGCACCAAGCAAACATACATGATGAATGCGGCGCACATATGGCCGTCCGTGTGGAGGGCCACCCATATATGTGAAAATGGACCAATTAGTTAGACCTTTAAAAACTCAACACAAATTGAGCCAGTTTTGAAAAAGTAACAATGTGGCTCTATTGCATGACACCCGCCCCGGCAACATAATTGTTACATTATTGCTTACGTGATGTTATGGGAAGGGCGCCATGATCCATTTATACCACGGCGCCCTATCCTACCAAGGGCGCCATGCAGAACTGTGAAATTCTGCTTCGTACCAAGGTTTCAGTTTGTGAATAAAAACTAAAACCGATTCATTTTGTGTTGAAGCTGCCGAAAGAGTCAAATTGCTTTATTTTCACCTCCGATGGGACGTGGCCATGTGGGTGCGGGCAAAGGTGGGTTCCGGTTGCTGGGTGCGAGCGCTTGGCGAGACGCGGCGCACCGGTCGAAGGATGCGGGGTGGTGATTGATTATGTCCCGACCAGGCGGCCAGTGTGGTTGTGCGTCGGTATTTTTAGCCTGACACCAGCAGTGCAGAGGTTCTGCTTCATTCCACTCACACTCAAGTTTCCGAACTGAACTATTTTCGAATTTTAGATTTATCTATCCTCCTCAGAATCGTCAAATATTATGATGTTTAACTTTGCGTAGAACCGTCAGAGCCGCTCATGGTTCTTTATTTTTTTCGAAAGTACGCGTATCTTATCTTTATATAAGACAGAAATTTAATTACAAAAAGACTACAACTTGTTACGAGCAATGAGCGTAGATCGAACTCTACTCCGGGCACACCCAAAGACAGCCGAGCCTATCCTAAGAAGAACACCCAAGCCATGTCTCTCTCCACGCTGGTCACCTCCGAAAAACAACTACTCCAACAAAACTCTTCTTGTCGACGCACCATCAAAGGAGAAGATGGTGGGATTTGGTCGGTCCAAAGAAAGGCGTCATCTTGGACTCACTGGCGACGACATACAAAGCGCCCTAGACGATCCACCTTGGATAGCGACAAACACAGGAGGAGCGCAACAAGATGCGACGTGACGTGTCTCCAAACGCAACGCTCCCAATGGAGGGACGACATCGAGATGCCGCCATTGCGCCGATTCTACTTGAACCTAGGATTTCGCTCAGAGACATCGCCAAGCCAAAGCGGGAGTGGGGAAGTGTCGACTCACCTCAACGtagcctccaaggaggagaacgacGCCCGCGAGCGCCGTTGTCGTTGGCACCGACAATGCGTTTTAGACTTTCGTCTGTATAGACGCACACTGCCCACACTACCCGCTAGATTGGGGGCAGTCCATCTTGTCGCCCACACGACCGTCACCACAACACCTAGCCAACGAAGCCACAACCTCGCAGTCCACCAACACCAAGCATGGCGAGATGACGCACATCTCTTCTTCCTTCAACCTTGACGGGAGGGACACAGCCTCTAGACCACCATCTGCACGCACCAGGATGCCCAACATGCTCCATCACGCCAGTCCAGGACGACGACCATACACTTGGCCCCTGAAACCTAGATCGGGCCCTCGCGCctcgacgttggagaaggtggagatccctccgacggTGATCCTGGCGGAGTTTTCCCCTCCAAATCTTCTCTGCATcagcctccgttttcgtgtttctgtgtttgtgtGGCGctttcctcccgagaactcttcgagaTCATATATAAAGTCATTTTTAGGGAAAAATAAGTCGGTTCGCGAAAAAATCAGGGCAAACAGGCGATCAACGACTGAAAGAAGGGGGGGTGGCGCGGCCTCTCTTCCTGGCCGCGTCACATGGCCTCTTTTGGCCCTTAGGCCTATCGAGGCGAGCTTCTAGGACCCAtgctgcttctcccgatgaaaaagtgacgctccaaaaatcccaggtcaatttaaatctgtataggtctctgaaagtgaaaaatacacaaaacatggttttcctgttctgcaacgttagaacccaaataaaggggatcattggtaaaccctcataaatgaatgtaaaacatggtattatcatcatatatgttgcaaatatgtgggaatttaatatgataaaggagaaagttcatgtatgcattttacatgcatcactagGATAAACCCTCTCACCAGGCATGACCTTCCAGAATACATAATTGTTGTTCAGTTTGACGAAACAGTCAGGTCCGTACGGTCATACCAGCGGTCGGTAGACATCATGTAGTCATGCAGTAATTTGGGCGCCATTTATTCATACGAACTCtgattgtggtgttcttgggatcATTGGATTTGTATGGACGAGGCTAAACCACCATGGTATTGGATCTTTG contains:
- the LOC124694561 gene encoding probable serine acetyltransferase 2, which gives rise to MGSCGCLVVEKVQGHGGDARGNGNGRAECWCGSCAGARRRLETMFPIYVMGSSRARGLPDSAAGDPIWEAVKSEAKSEAEKEPILSSFLYASVLSHDCLERALSFVLANRLEDPTLLATQLIDIFNDVMMNNVDIRRSIRLDAQAFKGRDPSCAQYSWALLYLKGYHSLQSYRIAHVLWNQGRKVLALALQSRISEVFAVDIHPAAKIGEGILLDHGTGLVIGETAVIGNWVSLMQGVTLGGTGKEHGDRHPKIGQGALLGAGATILGNISVGEGAMIAAGSLVLKDVPPHSMAVGNPAKVVGYTEKEDPSLSMKHDARRDYFEHVAGSFADDKSNGKCLLCRKCYEVKLG